From Lytechinus pictus isolate F3 Inbred chromosome 6, Lp3.0, whole genome shotgun sequence, the proteins below share one genomic window:
- the LOC129262812 gene encoding uncharacterized protein LOC129262812 gives MAARFPEGNQVQLRPRKGHDMTWSCDKHGEPIAFYCKKHGLPVCDRCAIKEHCQKPCELDDIEDVIFERRKKLDEKRPKIQELQKEMKAVDLKIKTALAFSDTNLQTINNNIQASYHNKIKSVKEKEDRMIRVINEEADEEIRLVNEKREKRIKDCNNEKEKEQKLIKDKETKLLSDAKTISEIVSKKIKDLTIKSQHVINTIKNIESTITRINQHDETLVNEAPQVLASIDENLSLNVHQDVSDCLDRIESEVERVKFVEGQVGGKYYDRIDGYIGKWELVKSIHIPSVVNEPFVCGLVSEDEICVLDDNNAMYVTNINTQHTEKVIDVGVWITSCVPIDSNVIVCGKLRWDCTCDRLDGFITLYDRQWKVIRDINIPRNGVGFLFHMVYVDRDGMIIAAQSYQSNIYVINPADGKIVNTITMQGKKVWGEIQALSSGDIVVKTGYDKYTVISRSGEEKAVIHCDEWGSSWCRVDKLTDTLYIAYRDRTRSTYAVDQVSRDGIIQARRIMEYVQSKRSPITGPCLVTPSGNLVGCDGDKFHLYKKTFIL, from the exons ATGGCGGCAAGATTTCCTGAAGGAAACCAAGTTCAGCTCCGACCTCGAAAAGGTCATGACATGACATGGTCATGTGACAAGCATGGTGAGCCAATCGCATTTTACTGTAAGAAACACGGACTACCCGTATGTGATCGTTGCGCTATCAAAGAACATTGCCAAAAACCATGTGAGCTAGACGATATCGAGGATGTCATCTTTGAGAGGAGAAAAAAACTGGATGAGAAACGACCAAAAATACAGGAActtcagaaagaaatgaaagccgtagatttaaaaataaagacAGCTTTAGCTTTCAGTGATACTAATCTACAGACCATAAACAACAACATTCAAGCATCGTATCACAACAAGATCAAATCTGTTAAGGAAAAGGAGGACAGAATGATTAGGGTGATTAACGAGGAGGCAGATGAGGAAATAAGACTGGTAAATGAGAAGAGAGAAAAACGGATCAAGGATTGCAAcaatgagaaagaaaaggagcaAAAACTCATCAAAGATAAAGAAACAAAACTTCTATCAGATGCAAAAACAATCAGCGAAATTGTTTCTAAGAAGATCAAAGATCTAACTATTAAGAGTCAGCATGTCATAAACACTATTAAGAATATTGAATCCACCATCACACGTATAAACCAACATGATGAAACATTGGTGAATGAAGCTCCTCAAGTACTTGCatctattgatgaaaatttaagtTTGAATGTTCATCAAGATGTCAGCGATTGTCTTGACCGAATAGAGAGTGAAGTTGAGAGAGTGAAGTTTGTAGAGGGGCAAGTAGGTGGAAAATACTATGATAGAATTGATGGGTATATTGGTAAATGGGAACTTGTCAAGTCAATCCACATTCCATCGGTAGTTAATGAGCCTTTTGTGTGTGGTCTGGTCAGTGAGGATGAGATATGTGTGCTAGACGATAACAATGCCATGTATGTTACAAACATCAACACTCAACACACAGAGAAAGTCATTGATGTGGGTGTGTGGATTACATCATGTGTGCCCATAGACAGTAACGTAATAGTATGTGGTAAGTTGAGATGGGATTGCACCTGTGACAGGTTGGATGGATTCATCACTCTCTATGACAGACAATGGAAGGTGATTAGAGACATCAACATACCAAGGAATGGAGTTGGTTTTC TTTTCCATATGGTGTATGTTGACAGGGATGGGATGATCATTGCTGCTCAGTCCTATCAGTCTAATATTTACGTCATCAATCCTGCTGATGGTAAGATAGTAAACACTATTACGATGCAGGGTAAGAAGGTGTGGGGTGAGATACAAGCCTTGTCATCGGGTGATATCGTTGTGAAGACAGGTTATGATAAATACACTGTTATCTCACGATCAGGAGAAGAGAAGGCTGTCATACACTGTGATGAGTGGGGATCGTCATGGTGTCGCGTTGACAAACTGACAGACACACTCTACATCGCGTACAGGGATAGAACACGTAGTACCTACGCAGTTGATCAGGTGTCACGTGATGGTATCATCCAGGCAAGGAGGATCATGGAATACGTGCAATCAAAGCGCTCTCCAATCACAGGCCCTTGTCTCGTTACTCCTTCTGGTAACCTTGTAGGATGTGATGGAGACAAATTTCATCTTTACAAGAAGACATTCATCTTGTAA